The following coding sequences lie in one Vanessa tameamea isolate UH-Manoa-2023 chromosome 17, ilVanTame1 primary haplotype, whole genome shotgun sequence genomic window:
- the LOC113400511 gene encoding enhancer of split mbeta protein-like, producing the protein MILPTRTMSPPHGAFHPPSHAHPDEEPVSRTYQYRKVMKPMLERKRRARINRCLDELKDLMVTALQAEGENVSKLEKADILELTVRHLHSLKRRGQLVLKPEISYAERFRAGFAQCATEVSQFITNATVAANAMHRQGPVDPQAGARLLQHLSNCIRRLEAPPVVQPQPLAPGAVARPTPVQAIAPAPAAAQPAQVLQRTSLVERGLKRQAEEPIDVETIGTKRAYAPPSPPHSPASEPDSAQSMWRPW; encoded by the coding sequence ATGATCCTTCCCACACGCACTATGTCCCCGCCGCATGGGGCTTTCCATCCGCCGTCGCACGCGCATCCTGACGAGGAGCCCGTTTCCCGCACTTACCAATACAGAAAAGTTATGAAACCAATGCTTGAAAGAAAGCGACGCGCTCGTATCAATCGTTGTCTCGATGAACTCAAAGATCTCATGGTTACCGCGCTCCAAGCTGAAGGTGAAAACGTCTCAAAATTGGAGAAAGCTGACATATTGGAACTGACAGTACGCCATCTCCACAGCTTGAAACGAAGAGGACAGTTAGTGCTTAAACCCGAAATTTCATACGCCGAACGTTTCCGTGCAGGATTCGCCCAGTGTGCTACGGAAGTGTCACAGTTTATCACCAATGCTACTGTTGCAGCTAATGCTATGCATCGACAAGGCCCCGTTGATCCTCAAGCTGGAGCGAGGTTGCTTCAGCATTTAAGCAATTGTATACGAAGATTAGAAGCTCCTCCAGTTGTGCAACCTCAGCCGCTTGCGCCTGGTGCTGTTGCGAGACCTACTCCAGTGCAAGCGATAGCACCGGCACCGGCAGCAGCACAGCCAGCCCAGGTCCTTCAAAGGACGTCACTAGTGGAGCGAGGACTTAAAAGACAGGCTGAGGAACCAATTGACGTGGAAACGATTGGAACGAAAAGAGCATACGCACCGCCCTCGCCGCCACACAGCCCCGCCTCCGAGCCAGACTCCGCCCAGTCGATGTGGCGGCCGTGGTGA